The genomic window TGGTCTTTATATTACCGACATTGTCGTAACTATAAGCAAGGTTCTGTATTCCGGCAGTCACAATAGCGGTGAGACGCTGATTGGTCGCATTAAAGCTGTATGAAGAACTCTTGCCGTTGGCAAAACTCTTTAGTGTCACTTGGCCTGCCGGATTGTAGTCCAATTTGGTCACAATGCCCGGAATGCTGTCCAACTTCCCTTGGGTATTGTAGTTGTAGGCAACCATCTGACCATCAGGATAGTTCTGGCTGGTCACACGGTCGAGTGAGTCATATCCCCATTTGGTGGTCCAAGTGACTCCATCCATCCGCCGATCTTCCTGGGTTTTCCGCAAACGCTGATCGTAGGAATAGCTGACCGTTCCAGCGGCGTCTGCGACTTGGGAAAGTGTGCCTAGGACAGCTTGGTCATAGACAAACACAATATCCGGGCTGTTCGGATAATCGACGTAGGCCTTCCTGTCAAGCTCATCGTACTTTATCCGAGTGGTAACGCCTTTGTTGTCGGTCTGGGAAACAAGATTGCCCACCCGATCATAACCGTAACGCCATGTTCCAAGGTCCGGATCGATCATTTGCGTCTTCCGTCCCAATGCATCATACGAGATTTGCGTCAGGTTTCCCAAATGATCGGTTATCTGGCTCAGTTCACCAAGAGGATTGTAAAGATAATTGGTGGTATAGGCAGCACCGAGGTTGTTTTCCACCACCTGCTTGAGCCGTTGGCTGATATCGAACAAATACGCTTTCACATGTCCGTTTTCATCGGTTTCAGTGACCTTCCAGTGGTCGAAAACGCGACTAACCTGGGTGCCATCCGGATTGGTGATGAGTGTCGGTCTGCCAAGAACATCATAGCCGTATGAGACACCCGGCTTCGTAGTATCCGGCAAACTGTAATTCAGGCTTGAATCAACCAGATATGGGTTAGACTGCTTTGCAACTCGCCCCAATTTATCGTAGAAGACATCAACCGCAGCCCCGTTCAATCCGCTACCATATTCTGACTTGGTCTGGATAAGGCTGCCAAAACCGTCGATAAACTGAACTGTGTCCAGAGTTCCACTGTTTCCAGATGTCTCGCGCTTGGAAACCACAACGCTCTTCGGGATGACGCCGTCGAGGAAATACTTTATCTGCGTGGTGGGATAACTTTCACTGTCGTACGGTTTTATCTCTTTTATTTTACGTTGGAAGGTATCGAAGAGGTATTTGGTGGTGTAGCCGTTCGCGTCGGTTTCCTGCGTCACCTCACCGTTGGCCGGATTGAATGCTTTGCTGCTAACCTGCCCTTTGGCATTTTTTGTCTGTACCGGGAAAGTGTTGAACGTTGGGTCGTAACTAACGCTTGTGACACGCCCTTCGGCATCAGTTGCCTGCGTCCGGTTGCCGAAGATGTCATAATAATAGCTGGAGACAGGATTCGCTCCGCTGTTGGAGTAATGCTCTTCCTTGGTCAAATTCCCTTTTACCGGTGGATTGTCGAGCAACGAAGAACCATCATAATAAAACCAGCTTTCTCGAAGTTTTGTTCCTCCAGCTGCGGCACTGACATAGGTATGTTTTGGTTTATCGACGATCCAAAGATCAGTATTGTAGGCAAATTCCCGGTATGTGTAGGTTTCATCTCCGGTTACGGATGTATCACCGTAGTTGACTTCCAGAGCGGCATTCCCGTACGGGTCATAAGTCAGGTATTCCTTTCTGACCGTTTTGGGGTTGGCCAGCGTGCCATCATGGATGTACTGATCGGTAGCGGAAAGGTTGCTCGTATATACGGAATTGGCGCTATCGCTATTCCACGTGTTCTGAGTTTTGGCAAACAGAGCATCTGCACTGTTCCTGACTTCTGTACCAGTCTCTTTCCCCTTCCGTGCCTCATCCTGATGATAGGTGTGAATAACTTTCGAGCCATCGCCCCTGGTTTCGGTCACCTGGCCGAATCCCCGGAACTCACGGGTCGGAAAATCGTAAAGCCCTTGGGCATATGAATAATTCGTCGTGGCCGTTAGAGCATGTGGTCCGCTAACACCGTTATTGGTGGTGCTTGAGGTTACGACCCAGTAGTTGAAGGGAAGCCGGGTGTTGTCAAACTTCATGGAAGGCGAATAACTGACCAGGATGGTTCCGCCGAGAGTGTCGGTTACTTTCTCCAAGAGATCGGCCTGGCCAGACTTGTTGGGGTAAACTTGCCAGTTGCCAGAGTAACTGGCCACAACATCGGGGAGGCCATCGCCATCCATATCAAGCATATCCCGCTGAACGTTCCCAGTATCCTTATCCACATCGCGCACATCGCCATCGTTGAATGGCATCGGCCACTGTATAGGAACAGTAAACCCCTTGCCCGTATTCAGCCAAACCGTTCCGTCACCCTTGACAATATCAGGCAACCCATCTCCGTTGATGTCGAAAAAATCACGCTCAACGTTCTGAGAGGTATCGATATCGTTTATCAGGTCTGAATCGATCCCCGCATACCATTCACCGGCTGGGATAAAATTGCTGCCGGTATTCAAATAGACCTGCCACAGGCTACCGCCATTTCCGTCCTTCCTCGGATTAACGATATCGGGTAGTCCGTCTCCGTTAACGTCGAAATGACCGACCTGAAGCTTTGAGTCTCTAGTAAAATCCTCCACCCAACCCGTCTGGTGGGGGACCCACCATGTACCATCGTCGACAAAGGTGCTTCCTGTATTACGCCAGACCTGCCAGGTGTAGTCGGTAATTTTTTCCACTATATCCGGCAGGCCGTCGCCATTCATGTCGAAAACATCCTGCTCAACATTGGCGGCAACACCATCAGGTCTCTGTACGTTGCGCATCCATACTTTCCGAAGACTTGTCATTATATCAGGAGCACGCACAAAACCGTTGCCGTCATTAAGCATGATTTCGATATTCGAATGGCCGTCTGCGTAAAGGAAATCCACGTAACCATCACGGTTTATGTCTATCGGAAGACTTTTTGTGTCCGGCGCTTGTTGGTTTAGAATGTATATATTTGTGTCACGAATTGACCACTTTGGTACGCCCCATTGAATGTTAGTAGAGGCAAAGCCTGTCTTTGCCGTATTGAGCCAGATATTCCATCGGGCATTGTATCCGTCGTAATCTATCAAGTCCGGGAGTCCATCACCATTCACGTCGAACGTGTCAGTCACTATATCGTTACTTGTTGCTGGATCGGTAACCTTGCGAATCCATCTGCCTCCTGGCGATGTCCAATTAATTGGGTTGCTAAATCCCTTGTCCAGCCCCTTATATTGAAACATCACAGGCGGCAGCGCCGTCACTCCATCGGCGCCGTACTGAGTAATTGAGGTCAGCAAAGAGCGGTTCTGGACCTCGTTTAGGCCATACCCCAGCTTATACTTGCGAACCAGACTGCCATTCACCTTCACCTGTATTTCGCTCAGGCGTCGAGCCTCGCGCGTTTCCGAGCCCTGCTCGATGGTCAGGTAGGCATCGGGTTTGTCGCTGTCTTCCAAGATAAACTCAATGGACCGCTTTTTGTCGTCGTTGTATTCAATCTTGCTCAGGTAGGCCGCGCCCCGGTCGTTGGGGGTGGGATTTTCGGAATAGGTGTAATAGATGTCGTTGCCGTTTGAATCACTTATGCTGTCGAGCCTCCAGCAGCTGACATAGGGGGTAAAGCTGGCATCCGTGGAAGACAGCATGTTTTCAGAGTCGGCGGTGTAGCCAAATCGATACTGCGTACCATCCTTTGAAGTGACTAGCCAGTAACCGCCATATTGGTTGAACTTGCTCCCTTCCTGCCACACGATTTTCAGATAAGACTCGACTTTTGTATGATATTGGTTTGGTCCAGTTGCTACCAGATCATGCTTGGCACCGTCCAGATACAGTTCAAAGGTGTCATCGCCTGTGTCCTTCCGAGTATGCTTGATATCTCGCTGGATAAAACTTTGCGGGATATCCCAACCGCCCCCCACCCATCCGGCCTTCCCCTTGGCGGAATGGCTGTTGTATCCGATGGCCAGCTTCGGCGTCAGACCGTTCGTCCCCGGCGGCACTTCTATGTTGTAGTTGTAGCCGAAGCTGCCGGAGAAAAGATCTGTCTGAAACGCGCTCTTGGTGTTTTTGTACGGGCTGACAGGGGCCTGGACGCCGGAGAACTTGTAGTGAGGGTCTAGGTCATCTGCATATGATATAACAACTTGTAAAGTTGTAATTATTACGAAAATAATGAGGCGATATAATGTTTTCAATTTATTTCCGCCTTTGTTTGTTTGCGTATTTTTCTGATTCAATATATTGTTTTAACAGTGAATAGTACTGCTTTGTATTCTTTACATATAAAAATGACTTATTTATGTTTTTACCTAAACTTTTATAATCTTTAAGGTATGATAAAGATTTGTATGACGATTTATTTAATAGTCCTTTTATTGAATATAAATTATTGGCAACTTTGGCTTTTTTCCATCCTGCAGTTGCAAATAAAGCGGTATCTTCAATGTCATCAGATTTAATATCCTTATTTCTTACACCATTTAGTACTGCTGCTGAAAAGTGCTTTGTTGATTCATTGAATGAATCAATTGATTCTATCGTGTTAGACAAAGAATCAGCATAGTCTCCTTCAACGAAGGATACACTAGCCATGCCTGCGTTAACAAAAATCCCCGCAAATTTTAATCCTCCCTGTGCTAATTCTGATGCAAACCCCATAAAGCTATGGCCGTCGGGGTCAATATTTGCCACTGCGTTATTTACAACATATGAAAATTTGTTTAAATCTTGTGGCTTGTAATAGTTTGGTTCTATATTGTCGACCTGCGTAAAATGCTTGATCTGCGGATTGTAGAACCTTGCCTCATAGTAATACCAATCCGTCAGTTTATCCTTTTCCTTGCCGGTATACGAATATTTCTCACTTCCCCCCTCCCGTATTTCGCCAAAGGGATAATACTTGGTTCGCTCTACGAGATTCCCGCTGGTATTGGTCATGGCATTGGTGCCGCCCAGATGATCGGAATGGTAGTAGGAAAGCGTCCCTGACTGGTCTTTCTTCGCCACCCGTTCACCATTGGCAAAGTAATAGCTTGCGTCAGTTCTAGTTTTGCCGAAATCGGATACCTGCGTCTCGTAATGCTTGCCGATGTAATAGGTGGTTACGCCATTTTCGACCTTCTTAACCCGCTGACCGTTGTAATCGTAAAAATATTCGGCCATCACCGGCCCATTGGCATCTCCCTGCCGTATCTTCACAAGTTGGTTCACGTCATTGTACTCATAGTACTTCCCTTCGCCGCGAATCATGTTGCCGTTGGCGTCATAGTCATACGGCAGAGTTGTGGCAGCGCTGGTTTCATGCGGCAAATACATGAGTGCTACAACCACGACATAGAAAAGGTATTTCGTCATGATGCGCCTCTTTTTTCGATTACAGTTTCATGATGAAGGCCAGGGCGTAGTATGGGGGAAGGTTGTTGTGAGGCGCGCCACCACCTTCTGCGGAAATCATATGTGTATGCCTTGTGCTTGCACCACCAATACTCGCAAAACCGGGTTGAGTTGAAGTATTTGTTATATTCGTCCCGCTTCCGCTCCCGCCACCAACTTGTGTTACGCCACCACTTGAATCAAATTTATTCTGAATATGGGTATGTCCTGCGTCATAGTGGATATGGTCAGGACTATCGTTTCCCGTTGCTCCGCTATGGTTATGGTTAGGCATTTCGCCTATGGTTAAAATATGTGCAGTCTCTCCGCCGGTCGCACCTGTTACATAACCTTTACCCGCGCCCACAATGAATCTGTCCTTTAAATCAGGTGTCCCGTTTGTACCATCGCACAGCGCCCAACCGTCAGGAATGGCCGTTACTGCCCCGCTCCACATGATGACCCCTCCCTTCGGTACTCCGTTTACGGCTGACAATGCATTAACCGCAGAAAAAGCATATCCAACGCTGGCGAACTGCTGGCGGGGAAGCATCTCCGAATCGGTACCGATCTTTATCCCGAGATACGTATTCTGGTGTTCCGAAAAGAAAGAAGTCGGAAATGGGTTCACGGCGCCCAACATCACGTTGAAACTTCCATTGGTCACAATCACAGGATTCGACGGTGTTGCGGCAGCACTCCAAGTTTCTGTCCAGAGAGGACTGCTACCGGTTGCCGAACTGTAGGCACTGAAAACCATGTTAACTGAGCCGTTGGCCTTGCTGCCGTCTTTGTTGAACAGCGTTCCCTGGTAGTTGATAATATTCGGTCCAGCATTGGCAAAGGACGTGGCAAACACCAGACCTGCAAGAACAGCTAATAGCATTTTTAGCATGGTGATTCTCTCCTGTTTTGTGAGTGACTGCGTATTTAATTACAAGCCACCGAAACATTCCCTTATGAAATTTTTTTACTACTCCGTTCATATGCGTCACATCAACATCCGCGTCAATGATTTTAATGCTACATTTTACTAATTAATTTTGCTAACCCATCAATCCTGGTGGGCTCCCAGGCTGTGAACTGCGCAAAACGATATTTTCAAGAAGTCAGAGGAGATCAGAGGGACGGTGGTGATCTATTGAGTGGCGTGCGGCTCGTGGCATGCCCCTTCAGCAAGGTGGACAAACAAAGCCCCGGCTGCATGGGGTTCATGTATGCCGGGGCTTTAGGTGGGACGCCAAGTTTGGTTGTAGTCGTGCTGACGGTCAAGCCTTCTTCACGTACTCGGACTTCAACTGCATGGCGCCGATGCCGTCGATCTTGCAGTCTATGTCGTGGTCGCCGTCGACGAGACGGATGTTGCGCACCTTGGTGCCGACCTTAACCACGGAGGAGGAGCCCTTGATCTTCAGGTCCTTGATCACGGTGACCGAGTCGCCGTCCTGGAGCACATTACCGAAGGCGTCACGGACCACGCTGTCGGTTTCCGCGCTCTCGGCCTCGGCCTGGGGCCATTCGTTGCCGCACTCGGGGCAAACGTAGAGCGCGCCGTCTTCATAGGTGTATGCGGAACTGCAAGAGGGACATTTGGGCAGGGTTGTCATCGGAATCCTTTTGAAGCGTGAGATTTGGTGCGAAACGGTGCCAAACGAAAAAACCCCGGAAGCCGTCGTGGCCACCGGGGTCTGAAATTTTTGGAGCGGGAAACGGGGTTCGAACCCGCGACTTCAACCTTGGCAAGGTTGCACTCTACCACTGAGTTATTCCCGCTCAACGAGAGACCGTTTTATAGCAAAACAGACCTACCCAGTCAACCCAAAAAATCCGTCATGCGAGAATATTTTTGCAGCGGCGCGAAAAGCTTCGAAAGCTGGTGGTTTTCGTGGCGCCGCTCCCATGGCCCTTCCGCGCCCCCCCTACTTTCCGGTGAGCACCTTGCGGATCGTTTCGTAGATCTCCTTGGGGACGAAGGGCTTCATCAGGTTCCCCTTCGCTCCGGCGTCCAGGGCGGCCTGGATATCGCTGTCGAAGTCGGAGGCGCTGGCGACGAGCACACGGGCGTTGGGATCTGTGGCGACCAGTTCCTTGGTGGCATCGATGCCGTTTTTGTCGGGCATGTAGATGTCCATGATCACGATGTGCGGCCGCAGGGCTTTGTACTGCTGCAGCGCCTCGTCACCGGTCGCCGCTTCTCCGACCACGGTGAAGCCGATCTGCTCCAGCAAGGAGCGCAGCACCTGACGAAAAAAAAGCTCGTCGTCCACGATAAGTATCCTGACGTCCTTTATAGCCATGCACACCCCCGCTTCATGATCAGCCGCCACATTCATTTAGCATGTTTCTACAGCAATTTCCACTTTGCAATGACAAAATATCCTCATGGCGCGCAGTTAATAGCCTTGGCACGCTCCAAGTTCATGTGATCATCGGTGCCGATATACTGCGGCAAGGGCATGACTGCTGTAGTAATGACAGATCCTGTGGAAATTGAGAGGACCGAGCAACCGGTCGAGGTCGTCGCTGCGGTAGCTTTTTCCCCGGCCGTCGCAGTCGGGATAATGGCGCAGCACCGACGTGCAGGGCGTTTCTTCGCTATTTCTGTTGACCTCGATAAGGAAAAACCCGCCTGGTTTCAGGTTGCGCACCACGTTCTCCAGGTACTCTCCCCTCTTCTCTCGGGTCGCGATGATGTTGAAGACGTAGGTCGAGAGCACAAGATCCACGCCGAGTGCCGTCTGCGGCAGTTCCCTGACGGACAGAAGCCCTGCGAGCCTGGCTGCCCCGGGATGCAGAGAGAGCGCCTTGATCTGGTCCGGGAGGTCCGCGGCGTACACCTGGAACCCATGCTCCGCGAGGTAAATGGAGTTACGCAACAGCCCCGCGCCGTAATCGAGGACCCTCCTGACCCCGGCGAGGGTGAAGAATCGCGCGTAGCGCATCACGCTGGTGGCGGCTCTGGTCATGTCCGACTCCCTGTGAGGCAGTGTGGTCTGGATGCCCGGGCTCGCGCCCGGGGACAATTGTATAGCAAAAGAAGGAAAGATTAAGACGCTCAAATGCAACTGCGGCGTTTACGAAAAATTGAAGAAATGGGTTGACAGGAAAGCGGGGCGTTATTATTATCACAGCCTGTAAAGGGGAGTAGCTATCGGCCGGAGAAATGGCCGACCTCTGGTTCGTCAAGACGGTGGCAACACCCGGACCCGAGGATAATCTTTTAGAAAACAGCAAGACCTTTACCTGTAGCGAGTCAATCGCCATGGGTAAAGGTCTTTTTTTTTACCATGAACTGGCGCAGCGGTGCTGTAGCGGCGCCTCTTGAAACGGGCAATTACCCGTAAGGAGAGAAAAAAATGCACCTCGAACAAAAACAACAATATGCGACGGCAGCAAAAAGAAAAACGATGAGAAAGAAGAAGGAGACCCCGAAAAAGGGTACGCCGGTCCTCAAAAACGTGGTATCGCTCAGGGTGAGCGACCAGGAGAAACGCCTACTGGAGCGACTTACCAGGGCCACGTCGCTGAACGTGTCCGACCTCGTGCGCGAGGCGATAGGTTTCTGGCTCGCCAAGGGACGCGGGCGCTCCGGTACGGCGAACAGGGGATCGCGCCCGTCCCTGGTGCTCGCCGGGAATTAGAACTGACCTTTCTGCAACAACCACCAAGGAGACAACACAAGATGAAACGAAAACTCGCCCAAGCCTTCGCAGTATTCGCCGCAGTCCTCATGCTGAGCGCGACGGTGCTGGAGACCAGCGCCCATGCCCGCGCCGGCGGCGGGCGTTCCACGGGTAGCCGCGGTTCCCGCAGCTATTCCGCGCCCGCTTCCTCGTACCAGCAGTCCGCCCCCTACCAGCAGCAGTACTCCCCCTCCCCCATGCCCGGCGGTATGCAGCAGCCCTCGGCAGGCGGCGGCTTTCTGCGCAGCATGGCGGGCGGCATCGCAGGCGGTCTTTTAGGCGGCATGCTCTTCAGGGGCATGGCCGGGGCCGGCGGCCCGGGATTCGGCGGCGGCGGGATCGGCCTCTTCGAAATCGTGCTTCTGGCCGGTATCGCCTACCTCATCTACCGCATGGTGAAAAGGCGCCGCAGCGAGACGCCGCTTGCCAGCGTGCCGGGCGGCTTCGGGTACGATCGCCAGCAAGGGTACGGGGGACAGCCCATCCCGGCCTCTTACCATGT from Geomonas ferrireducens includes these protein-coding regions:
- a CDS encoding toxin TcdB middle/N-terminal domain-containing protein, which gives rise to MKTLYRLIIFVIITTLQVVISYADDLDPHYKFSGVQAPVSPYKNTKSAFQTDLFSGSFGYNYNIEVPPGTNGLTPKLAIGYNSHSAKGKAGWVGGGWDIPQSFIQRDIKHTRKDTGDDTFELYLDGAKHDLVATGPNQYHTKVESYLKIVWQEGSKFNQYGGYWLVTSKDGTQYRFGYTADSENMLSSTDASFTPYVSCWRLDSISDSNGNDIYYTYSENPTPNDRGAAYLSKIEYNDDKKRSIEFILEDSDKPDAYLTIEQGSETREARRLSEIQVKVNGSLVRKYKLGYGLNEVQNRSLLTSITQYGADGVTALPPVMFQYKGLDKGFSNPINWTSPGGRWIRKVTDPATSNDIVTDTFDVNGDGLPDLIDYDGYNARWNIWLNTAKTGFASTNIQWGVPKWSIRDTNIYILNQQAPDTKSLPIDINRDGYVDFLYADGHSNIEIMLNDGNGFVRAPDIMTSLRKVWMRNVQRPDGVAANVEQDVFDMNGDGLPDIVEKITDYTWQVWRNTGSTFVDDGTWWVPHQTGWVEDFTRDSKLQVGHFDVNGDGLPDIVNPRKDGNGGSLWQVYLNTGSNFIPAGEWYAGIDSDLINDIDTSQNVERDFFDINGDGLPDIVKGDGTVWLNTGKGFTVPIQWPMPFNDGDVRDVDKDTGNVQRDMLDMDGDGLPDVVASYSGNWQVYPNKSGQADLLEKVTDTLGGTILVSYSPSMKFDNTRLPFNYWVVTSSTTNNGVSGPHALTATTNYSYAQGLYDFPTREFRGFGQVTETRGDGSKVIHTYHQDEARKGKETGTEVRNSADALFAKTQNTWNSDSANSVYTSNLSATDQYIHDGTLANPKTVRKEYLTYDPYGNAALEVNYGDTSVTGDETYTYREFAYNTDLWIVDKPKHTYVSAAAGGTKLRESWFYYDGSSLLDNPPVKGNLTKEEHYSNSGANPVSSYYYDIFGNRTQATDAEGRVTSVSYDPTFNTFPVQTKNAKGQVSSKAFNPANGEVTQETDANGYTTKYLFDTFQRKIKEIKPYDSESYPTTQIKYFLDGVIPKSVVVSKRETSGNSGTLDTVQFIDGFGSLIQTKSEYGSGLNGAAVDVFYDKLGRVAKQSNPYLVDSSLNYSLPDTTKPGVSYGYDVLGRPTLITNPDGTQVSRVFDHWKVTETDENGHVKAYLFDISQRLKQVVENNLGAAYTTNYLYNPLGELSQITDHLGNLTQISYDALGRKTQMIDPDLGTWRYGYDRVGNLVSQTDNKGVTTRIKYDELDRKAYVDYPNSPDIVFVYDQAVLGTLSQVADAAGTVSYSYDQRLRKTQEDRRMDGVTWTTKWGYDSLDRVTSQNYPDGQMVAYNYNTQGKLDSIPGIVTKLDYNPAGQVTLKSFANGKSSSYSFNATNQRLTAIVTAGIQNLAYSYDNVGNIKTISDGVASKTETFGYDDLDRLTSAGDSGYSATYQYNAIGNMLSSTLNNSTTTYSYYSGASGVRPHAVASMTVASPSVGSLDLLEQVSGKTYTTTGGIVLNNVCYGSPTSYMASESPAFTGASWQPYSATPTFTLSSGYGNKTVYFKVRNPDGESAVRSSTIVYYLDSNGAGVPDVMLAQWAQKNGINTNLPGFAQQDPDQDGLNNLQEFLNNTSPLKTDSNANGWSDLDEVYAYHSDPILSVPTNIHPCTSDNYVISKSFFALGGGGVSSGSVSINAIIGQQFQETQLSTTTPVYLDTYSVSFVASPGGAISGQLNQTVIVGENSSEVVAVPYSGYHFVNWSGSNGFVTTGNNPLVVNKIVSGMTITANFASGAINGTCGMSSGAIFVSKPIGDFCSSGTPSILYGSGPWIWICKGSNGGVDASCTAYKLSGSTITGGDCDGNGTVSISEMQSAINMFLRIKAPLVCVDTDNNGSVNIFELRRVIDSYLGVGP
- a CDS encoding RHS repeat domain-containing protein — encoded protein: MTKYLFYVVVVALMYLPHETSAATTLPYDYDANGNMIRGEGKYYEYNDVNQLVKIRQGDANGPVMAEYFYDYNGQRVKKVENGVTTYYIGKHYETQVSDFGKTRTDASYYFANGERVAKKDQSGTLSYYHSDHLGGTNAMTNTSGNLVERTKYYPFGEIREGGSEKYSYTGKEKDKLTDWYYYEARFYNPQIKHFTQVDNIEPNYYKPQDLNKFSYVVNNAVANIDPDGHSFMGFASELAQGGLKFAGIFVNAGMASVSFVEGDYADSLSNTIESIDSFNESTKHFSAAVLNGVRNKDIKSDDIEDTALFATAGWKKAKVANNLYSIKGLLNKSSYKSLSYLKDYKSLGKNINKSFLYVKNTKQYYSLLKQYIESEKYANKQRRK
- a CDS encoding zinc ribbon domain-containing protein YjdM, translated to MTTLPKCPSCSSAYTYEDGALYVCPECGNEWPQAEAESAETDSVVRDAFGNVLQDGDSVTVIKDLKIKGSSSVVKVGTKVRNIRLVDGDHDIDCKIDGIGAMQLKSEYVKKA
- a CDS encoding response regulator, coding for MAIKDVRILIVDDELFFRQVLRSLLEQIGFTVVGEAATGDEALQQYKALRPHIVIMDIYMPDKNGIDATKELVATDPNARVLVASASDFDSDIQAALDAGAKGNLMKPFVPKEIYETIRKVLTGK
- a CDS encoding class I SAM-dependent methyltransferase produces the protein MTRAATSVMRYARFFTLAGVRRVLDYGAGLLRNSIYLAEHGFQVYAADLPDQIKALSLHPGAARLAGLLSVRELPQTALGVDLVLSTYVFNIIATREKRGEYLENVVRNLKPGGFFLIEVNRNSEETPCTSVLRHYPDCDGRGKSYRSDDLDRLLGPLNFHRICHYYSSHALAAVYRHR
- a CDS encoding ribbon-helix-helix protein, CopG family, with product MRKKKETPKKGTPVLKNVVSLRVSDQEKRLLERLTRATSLNVSDLVREAIGFWLAKGRGRSGTANRGSRPSLVLAGN
- a CDS encoding Tim44 domain-containing protein, with product MKRKLAQAFAVFAAVLMLSATVLETSAHARAGGGRSTGSRGSRSYSAPASSYQQSAPYQQQYSPSPMPGGMQQPSAGGGFLRSMAGGIAGGLLGGMLFRGMAGAGGPGFGGGGIGLFEIVLLAGIAYLIYRMVKRRRSETPLASVPGGFGYDRQQGYGGQPIPASYHVEEPARGDVQTGLSHLRQMDAGFDENRFKDLVMDNFFRIQGGWMNRDLQVLSPLLTPEMQGVFKEDIERLLREGRVNRLENIAVRSVELAEVWQEAGQDYITTLIYANLLDYTTDENGTVVAGSKTEPVKFEEYWTFTRPVGNNPWRLGAINQK